From the Paenibacillus sp. FSL H8-0548 genome, one window contains:
- a CDS encoding FAD-dependent oxidoreductase, protein MTIQVTSTIEADVVVVGAGPAGIHAALAAGRGGAKTVLVERYGFAGGMSTAALVYPWMTFHTTDGKQVIKGTGQEMVDRLAALNASPGHVRDTCGFVHTITPFHPEVYKVLAVDMLKEAGVRLLFHSFVDSVSVKDDHINGVTLTTKSGRIEIKGRIFIDTSGDADLAYLSGAPVLQGRDGDHLTQPMTMKFRMRGVDLAKVKAYIIEHPDEFYHKTPFDELPGLYLSAVQGFYKHWKEADLPIKRDQVLFFSGPEADEVLVNMTRIQGLDGTNVEDLTLAEELGRKQVLVVADFMEKSLPGFEGASISQVGAQIGIRESRRIEGQYILAMQDVVEGKRFEDVIARSGYPIDVHAPSGNNVVVSWIEGDGAYDIPYRCLLPQKIDNLIMGGRCISTSHEALGTTRLSPSCMATGQAAGTAAALAVKHNTSPQKVSIHELQELLRQNGALLD, encoded by the coding sequence AGAAGCCGATGTCGTTGTAGTCGGAGCAGGGCCGGCAGGCATACATGCAGCTTTAGCAGCAGGACGCGGAGGTGCGAAGACCGTACTGGTCGAACGCTATGGATTTGCTGGAGGAATGTCTACAGCAGCGTTAGTCTATCCGTGGATGACCTTCCATACAACAGACGGAAAGCAGGTGATCAAGGGGACTGGTCAGGAAATGGTAGACCGGTTAGCCGCCCTGAATGCGTCTCCTGGACATGTCCGTGATACCTGCGGCTTCGTGCATACGATTACTCCCTTTCATCCCGAGGTTTATAAAGTACTTGCCGTTGATATGCTGAAGGAAGCCGGAGTTCGTTTACTGTTTCATAGTTTTGTTGATTCGGTTTCAGTGAAGGACGATCATATTAATGGGGTGACGTTGACGACCAAATCAGGGCGGATTGAGATTAAAGGCCGCATCTTTATTGATACCTCAGGCGATGCTGATTTAGCGTACTTATCTGGTGCGCCTGTGCTTCAAGGTCGTGATGGTGATCATTTGACGCAGCCGATGACGATGAAGTTTCGCATGCGGGGCGTTGATTTAGCTAAAGTGAAAGCGTATATTATCGAGCACCCGGATGAATTTTATCATAAAACTCCGTTTGATGAGCTTCCAGGTTTATATTTGTCTGCGGTTCAAGGGTTTTATAAGCATTGGAAGGAAGCTGACCTGCCGATTAAGCGGGATCAAGTATTGTTCTTTAGCGGGCCTGAGGCAGATGAGGTACTCGTGAATATGACACGTATCCAAGGCTTGGACGGAACCAATGTTGAGGATCTGACATTAGCGGAGGAATTAGGACGCAAGCAGGTACTAGTGGTCGCAGATTTTATGGAAAAATCGTTACCGGGCTTTGAAGGAGCGTCCATTTCACAGGTAGGCGCGCAGATTGGGATTCGTGAGAGCCGCAGAATTGAAGGGCAGTATATTCTTGCGATGCAGGATGTGGTAGAGGGTAAACGTTTTGAGGACGTAATTGCTCGAAGCGGGTATCCCATTGATGTACATGCTCCATCTGGAAATAATGTCGTCGTTTCATGGATCGAAGGGGATGGCGCTTATGATATTCCTTACCGCTGCCTGCTTCCGCAAAAAATCGATAATTTAATTATGGGCGGACGCTGCATCTCAACCTCCCATGAAGCACTCGGTACAACAAGATTGTCTCCTAGCTGCATGGCAACAGGACAGGCAGCTGGAACAGCCGCGGCGCTTGCAGTAAAGCATAATACGTCGCCGCAAAAAGTATCCATTCATGAACTGCAAGAGCTGCTGCGTCAGAATGGTGCACTGTTAGATTGA
- a CDS encoding amidase family protein has product MEIVEATISSTQEALEAGELTSHKLVLAYFDRIASHDKAGLTINSVLELNPDALFIASALDSERAAQGSRGPLHGIPILLKDNINTGDLMHTSAGSLALANSYAGEDAFIVKRLREAGAVILGKVNMTEFANFMTEGMPSGYSSRGGQVLNPYNISAPTGGSSAGSGVAVACNFCMASIGTETSGSILNPGNLSSTVGIKPTVGLVSRTGILPLSNSQDTAGPMARTVTDAVHVLNAIVAHDSDDAAMGAGYWRKQKDYSVFLDPRGLEGARIGIPRDYFFEELTDEQLEIFNVAVELMRKHGAIIVDPADVRTVREIVYSSVVLNEFKASLNAYLAKLPPSTSIRTLKDIIAFNNEHPIETLKYGQKTLLNAELTTSGTLTELPYLRDRSTDLRLCKDEGLDATMKEHRLDALLFPADFGARITSRAGYPSIVVPAGYTGKGVPFGVAFAAKAYEEPTLIKLAYAYEQLSMVRRPPSLKSFI; this is encoded by the coding sequence ATGGAAATTGTAGAAGCAACCATTTCGTCCACTCAAGAAGCGTTAGAAGCGGGTGAGCTTACATCCCATAAGCTCGTTCTGGCCTATTTTGACCGAATTGCCTCTCATGATAAAGCTGGATTAACGATCAATTCGGTGCTTGAGCTAAATCCTGATGCTCTATTTATTGCTTCTGCACTTGATAGCGAACGAGCGGCTCAAGGCTCAAGGGGCCCGCTGCATGGTATTCCTATTTTGCTAAAGGATAATATTAATACCGGTGATCTGATGCACACGAGTGCAGGTTCGCTGGCGCTTGCGAACTCTTATGCGGGCGAGGATGCTTTTATCGTCAAGAGACTTCGGGAAGCGGGAGCCGTTATTTTAGGCAAGGTAAATATGACGGAGTTTGCCAACTTTATGACCGAGGGCATGCCATCTGGTTATAGCTCGCGCGGCGGACAGGTTCTCAATCCCTATAATATATCTGCACCGACGGGTGGATCGAGCGCAGGCTCGGGTGTTGCTGTGGCATGTAATTTTTGCATGGCCTCCATCGGCACAGAAACGTCGGGCTCCATTCTAAATCCGGGCAATTTAAGCTCGACCGTAGGCATTAAACCAACGGTAGGTCTAGTTAGCCGCACGGGCATATTGCCGCTATCCAACAGCCAGGATACGGCAGGCCCAATGGCAAGAACGGTGACAGATGCTGTACATGTACTGAATGCGATTGTTGCACATGATAGTGATGATGCAGCTATGGGAGCGGGATATTGGCGAAAACAGAAGGATTATAGCGTGTTTCTTGACCCTAGAGGACTTGAGGGAGCCCGAATTGGTATTCCGAGAGATTATTTTTTTGAGGAATTGACGGACGAGCAGCTTGAGATTTTTAATGTGGCAGTGGAGCTTATGAGGAAGCACGGAGCGATTATTGTGGACCCGGCAGATGTGAGAACCGTTCGTGAGATCGTATATTCCTCTGTCGTGCTCAATGAATTCAAAGCTTCATTAAATGCATACTTAGCTAAGCTTCCGCCGAGTACGAGTATTCGCACGCTCAAGGATATCATTGCTTTCAATAACGAGCATCCAATAGAAACGCTGAAGTACGGACAAAAAACACTGTTGAACGCCGAATTAACGACATCGGGCACACTAACCGAGCTGCCCTACCTTCGCGATCGCAGCACTGATTTGCGATTGTGCAAGGATGAGGGCTTAGATGCGACGATGAAGGAGCACCGCCTGGATGCGCTGCTCTTTCCAGCTGACTTTGGCGCAAGAATTACTTCCCGTGCAGGCTATCCTTCGATTGTCGTACCCGCAGGCTATACAGGCAAGGGCGTGCCGTTTGGCGTTGCCTTCGCAGCGAAAGCGTACGAGGAGCCAACACTGATTAAGCTTGCCTATGCCTATGAGCAGCTCAGTATGGTCCGCAGACCCCCTTCCTTAAAAAGCTTCATATAG
- a CDS encoding YrzA family protein: protein MDFRLDLIDNKIEFFEAYDLKTLEQKIDQQIDNNKGLLLEVFHVSHHAVFNPKIEKMLYSAVIHFKAKK from the coding sequence ATGGACTTTCGATTAGATTTGATCGATAACAAAATAGAATTTTTTGAAGCGTATGATTTGAAAACGTTGGAGCAAAAGATCGACCAGCAAATCGATAATAATAAAGGTTTGCTGCTGGAGGTTTTCCACGTCAGTCATCATGCTGTATTTAATCCGAAAATCGAAAAAATGCTGTACAGCGCAGTTATTCATTTTAAAGCAAAGAAATAG